The following are from one region of the Coffea eugenioides isolate CCC68of chromosome 2, Ceug_1.0, whole genome shotgun sequence genome:
- the LOC113758504 gene encoding uncharacterized protein LOC113758504, giving the protein MGTVAKLLKEQSVIVAHTENTFDRSGIRRLLSNKFELDKALDTSLQTIPSMSYHVLAGKVRSSDEHQNCRYGKPLIPRDRSAKLSKQYLRVALDVLVPSSGLGPLGAVDQIDKIINEAFKKLDADDRKLVKEDEFKKLLTEILGSTMLQLEGNPISVSTKRTTNSAVHVPLASSSTLLEAPSS; this is encoded by the exons ATGG GGACTGTTGCAAAACTTCTGAAAGAGCAGTCCGTAATTGTTGCACATACTGAGAATACATTTGATAGGAGCGGAATAAGAAGATTGCTATCCAACAAATTTGAGCTGGATAAG GCTCTGGATACTTCTTTACAAACTATTCCAAGCATG AGTTATCATGTTTTGGCTGGGAAAGTGCGTTCATCGGATGAGCACCAGAACTG CCGATATGGCAAGCCCTTGATTCCAAGAGATCGCAGTGCAAAATTGTCAAAACAATATCTGCGTGTTGCTCTGGATGTTCTGGTCCCATCATCTGGCTTAGGCCCACTGGGTGCTGTTGATCAG ATCGACAAAATCATAAATGAAGCTTTCAAGAAGTTAGATGCGGATGACAGGAAGTTGGTTAAAGAAGATGAGTTTAAGAAGCTTCTGACTGAAATACTTGGGAGTACCATGCTGCAACTGGAAGGCAATCCAATATCTGTTTCCACCAAAAGGACCACAAACTCTGCCGTGCATGTGCCGCTTGCGTCCTCCTCCACGCTTTTGGAAGCTCCTTCTTCATAA
- the LOC113760579 gene encoding aquaporin AQPAn.G-like → MAADAGNVYVNMEEESHAAGNRIQPMSIAPAPAQWTADEKKQSSFSISERLGLDEFLSLNVWRASVGELLGSAVLVFMIDTIVISTIETDVKMPNLILSILVAIIIAILLLAVHPVSGGHINPIISFSAALVGLISMSRAIIYIIAQCAGGVLGALALKAVVSSNIERTFSLGGCTLTVIAPGPQGPVIIGLETAQAFWLEVFCSFVFLFASVWMAYDHRQRNSIGLIPVFSIIGIVLGLLVFVSTTVTATKGYAGAGMNPARCFGAAVVRGGHLWEEHWIFWAGPAVACFAFYVYTLIIPNNHFHAEGFKHDFFGILRTISRLER, encoded by the exons ATGGCTGCAGATGCTGGAAATGTATACGTTAACATGGAAGAAGAAAGCCATGCTGCCGGAAATAGAATACAACCTATGTCTATTGCTCCCGC ACCAGCACAGTGGACTGCTgatgaaaagaaacaatcatctTTCAGCATAAGCGAAAGGCTAGGCTTGGACGAGTTTCTCTCCTTAAAT GTCTGGAGAGCATCTGTAGGGGAACTTCTTGGCTCAGCCGTTTTGGTCTTCATGATTGACACCATAGTCATATCAACCATCGAGACAGATGTGAAAATGCCAAACCTGATTTTGTCAATTCTCGTGGCCATTATCATCGCGATTCTTCTACTAGCCGTGCATCCAGTTTCTGGAGGCCACATAAACCCCATCATCTCATTCTCCGCGGCATTAGTCGGGCTTATCTCAATGTCGCGCGCCATAATCTACATCATCGCTCAATGTGCGGGCGGCGTGCTAGGGGCACTAGCACTTAAAGCGGTGGTTAGCAGTAACATCGAAAGAACCTTCTCACTGGGAGGTTGCACCCTCACCGTAATAGCGCCGGGTCCCCAAGGGCCAGTGATAATAGGCCTGGAGACTGCCCAGGCGTTTTGGCTCGAGGTCTTTTGTAGCTTCGTGTTCTTGTTCGCTTCAGTCTGGATGGCATACGACCATCGTCAGAGAAACTCCATTGGCCTGATTCCTGTTTTCTCAATCATCGGAATCGTGCTGGGTCTTCTGGTGTTTGTATCGACGACAGTCACTGCTACTAAGGGTTATGCGGGCGCGGGGATGAACCCTGCTAGGTGTTTCGGCGCAGCAGTTGTTAGAGGAGGCCACCTGTGGGAGGAGCACTGGATATTCTGGGCAGGGCCTGCTGTAGCTTGTTTTGCATTCTACGTTTACACGCTGATCATTCCTAATAATCATTTTCATGCAGAAGGGTTCAAGCATGATTTCTTTGGCATCCTAAGGACTATTAGCAGGCTGGAACGTTAA